From the genome of Nicotiana sylvestris chromosome 2, ASM39365v2, whole genome shotgun sequence, one region includes:
- the LOC138885988 gene encoding uncharacterized protein, with protein MTVVTLASSNSDADARRPLLPRPAFASSTQAAMASIVSPQRRAADFIRHCPSTSPTAPSISAASLRPSTPCFVALLLPTSSLFCFSYAAATISFGRVLVEVVDCRFEFVKEGAEKGGVTTVMQYEMRFFELVRHAIWLVPTDRERIRRLVDGLTYQLQILMTRERVCGVSFEEVVDIARDIESIRRQERVEREGKRPRGSGSFGGVPSGSQFHHGKGRSFSAIPTQGSSRAPSVQGSSMGGPAQQSGQAGSLAPVTSPPSQSARGRAQSAKGRPRGGGRSGGGQACCYTLPTIPDAIASDAVFTDMPYESLASSIYVSTLMGDTIIVDRMDWLSPYHTILDYHTKTVMLAMPGLPRIMWRGSLDYVPSRVISYLKAQQMVGKGCLSYLAFVRDVSVETPTIDSIPVVRDFSDVFPADLLGMPLDRDIDFDIDLVSGTQPISISPYRMAPSELKELKEQFQELLEKGLITPRVSPWGAPVLFVKKNDVALLGNVVSSEGIQVDLKKGFSSIASPLTKFTQMGSPFRWWDECETSFQKLKTALTTTPVLVLPSASGSYSKVRVIAYAYRQLNSYEKNYLVHDLDLAAIVHTLKIWRHYLYGVSCEVFTDHLSPQHLFKQKDINLRQCRWLELLKDYDITILYHLGKANVVIDALSRKQ; from the exons ATGACTGTTGTCACGCTTGCTTCTTCCAACTCCGACGCCGATGCTCGTCGACCACTGCTTCCTCGTCCAGCTTTTGCCTCATCAACACAGGCAGCCATGGCTTCCATTGTATCGCCTCAACGTCGAGCAGCTGATTTTATTCGCCactgtccgtcgacctccccTACTGCTCCATCTATTTCAGCTGCTTCGCTACGTCCAAGCACACCTTGTTTTGTTGCGTTGTTGCTGCCCACGAGCAGCTTATTTTGTTTCAGCTATGCTGCTGCCACCATTTCGTTTggtcgagttttagtcgaggtcgtcgattgtcgttttgagttcgtcaaggaag gggcggaaaaaggaggtgtgacaactgtgatgcagtatgagatgagattttttgAGTTGGtccgtcatgctatttggttggttcccacggacagggagaggatcaggaggttggttgatggcctcacatatcagctgcagattcttatgaccagagagagggtgtgtGGTGTTTcatttgaggaggttgttgacattgctcgggaTATAGAGTCGATTCGCCGTCAGGAGCGAGTAGAAAGGGAGGgcaagaggcctcgtggatctGGTAGTTTCGGTGGTGTTCCTTCTGGAAGTCAGTTTCACCACGGCAAGGGTCGTTCCTTCAG tgccaTTCCAACTCAGggttcgtctcgtgctccatcggttcagggCTCGTCTATG GGAGGTCCAGCGCAACAGAGTGGTCAGGCTGGATCTTTAGCACCAGTTACATCACCACCCTCCCAGTCAGCTCGGGGTAGAGCTCAGTCAGCCAAGGGTCGcccaagagggggaggccgatcaggtggaggtcaggccTGTTGCTATACTCTTCCTACCataccagatgctattgcttcagatgctgtgttTACAG ATATGCCCTATGAGTCTTTAGCTTCATCTATTTATGTATCTACCCtgatgggcgatactattattgtggacc gtatggattggttgtctccctaTCATACTATTTTAGACTACCACACTAAGACTGTAATGTTGGCAATGCCGGGGTTGCCTCGGATTATGTGGCGAGGTTCTTTAGACTATgtccccagtagagtgatttcatacttgaaggcccaacagatggttgggaagggttgtttatcctatttggcttttgtgagggatgtcagtgtagagactccaaCTATTGATTCTATTCCGGTGGTGCGCGATTTTtcggatgtatttcctgcagacctgttgggcatgccactggatagggatattgacttcgatattgatttggtgtcgggcactcagcccatttctatttcaccaTACCGCATGGCACCGAGTGAATTGAAGGAACTGAAAGAGCAGTTTCAGGAGCTCCTTGAGAAGGGGCTTATCACGCCtcgtgtatcaccttggggtgcacctgttctatttgtgaagaagaatgatg TGGCGTTattggggaacgtggtgtccagtgagggtattcaagttgatctaAAGAAG GGTTTctcttctattgcatcgcccttgaccaaatttACCCAAATGGGTTCTCCTTTCAGGTGGTGGgatgagtgtgagacgagctttcagaagctcaagactgccttgaccacaactccagtgttagttctgCCATCAGCTTCTGGTTCATAttca AAGGTTAGAGTAATTGCTTATGCTTATCGTCAGTTGAAttcctatgagaagaactaccttgttcatgatttggatttggctgccattgttcatacgttgaagatttggaggcattatctctatggtgtgtcttgtgaggtatttactgatcaccTTAGCccccagcacttgttcaaacagaaggatatcaatttgaggcagtgcagatggttggagctgctaaaagactatgatattactattttgtaccatttgggaaaggctaatgtggtgatTGATGCCTTAAGTAGAAAGCAGTGA